In the genome of Cytophagia bacterium CHB2, one region contains:
- a CDS encoding T9SS type A sorting domain-containing protein, producing the protein MYIKIFHIIFLLAWLISQSTESVFSQAKITKRLQNVMNSIGDDDKVNVVIAWSGRRVFTDEEKKSFDFLPRLKKQSLIVAELKNYADIQQRNFAAILEQGKLDGEVESTLNLWLFSRYACKIGKNLILRVSELPEISFIDHDPEFPGMHTFDAEDAHNTIAKSSASIAAAPEWGVSKIKAPTVWQIGFQGQGVLVAVLDDGCNYNHSDLANHLWDGSSFFYNGQQLIYHGWDAVDNDNNPIGGNHGTLVTGIVGGDGTTGKATGVAPGTTVMIIRNATDAATRETKLMAGFQFLVDMKSIYGETFQLPDIVTMSQTMKFLDVPDYDAWRNLVLGFYDLGILHTNSAGNLGASPTGDCDTYPWCPIPWNVGAPANCPPPWLHPDQLPPVETGYPYLGATMAIGATKQDDSIRNDSGRGPTAWENIQSIHDCQNIINSEWWQYLYDTVPQNERKPLIKPDIVAPGDNLYSTSSSGGYALFQQTSAATPHVAGTVALLLSANANLSPADLSRVLQVTAVEFGIPGKDNVYGAGRIDAYQATLLALAYSNKSISTTATASNNGRRMVKTSDNRYHLVFESGVASGGNVLSEILYRRSNSGGTSWETPTRLSAGDEQNRYPSIVERVDGTTKKLYTVWQRKTGTNTYNILFRHFNGSSWEMIQTITSGISLASDPLPVLAISTPSTSFEMMVVYRTSSGLKTRRSTSTNGTSWESEITVTTSTSARNPNVTYSSNDYANFDAAWDNGSQVYHRHFYGGNWSSEINVSSGLSTANTHEYPSYARGSTNNRHVVWQATDQTQGNRKVIFHSYNLNTSTYTKFYSSSVNYLRPNIAGIGSGGAFVLWHDDSGTKNIRYARFNGSYWETSSAGVVYASNGIDASVATMNPPGTSIKGVYRSADSSPYSLSLGGFLSKPEAAEEITYSRQIIFGQNEDAALALRIAAPMIDSEVVPLIFPELDWEDSLTTETVIDKLTFDFIVPANAEAMQFETEVYANKAGQLLEEDKTTLEIYLELVDRATDASLETSLRELVSLDDEIKSTKTAKIALANHRGVAVRLRPVLAGLDLNKARGALVHVYGDDGFGQRDATKPKISTGTNVSRLSISAWPNPFNPATQIHFTLPSAGLVSVRIFDVNGRLVREWREEHRVAGEHVILWDGRDLAGQEVASGVYISQISVGRERQIAKMTLIR; encoded by the coding sequence ATGTACATCAAGATATTTCACATCATATTTTTGCTCGCATGGTTAATTTCTCAATCGACAGAAAGTGTTTTTTCGCAAGCGAAAATCACAAAAAGGTTGCAAAATGTGATGAATAGCATCGGGGATGACGATAAGGTTAATGTCGTCATTGCTTGGTCTGGACGACGAGTTTTTACGGATGAAGAGAAGAAGAGCTTTGATTTTCTGCCCAGGCTTAAAAAGCAATCTCTCATCGTGGCGGAATTAAAAAATTATGCAGATATTCAGCAAAGAAATTTCGCTGCTATTCTTGAGCAAGGCAAGTTAGATGGCGAAGTAGAAAGCACGTTAAATCTCTGGTTATTTTCCCGCTATGCCTGTAAAATTGGCAAGAATTTGATTCTTCGTGTTAGCGAGTTGCCGGAAATTAGTTTTATTGACCACGATCCAGAGTTCCCTGGCATGCATACATTTGATGCCGAGGATGCGCACAACACAATAGCAAAATCGTCGGCATCAATCGCGGCAGCCCCGGAATGGGGAGTTTCAAAAATCAAGGCTCCGACGGTTTGGCAGATAGGATTTCAAGGCCAAGGTGTTCTTGTTGCTGTGCTTGATGATGGGTGCAATTATAACCATTCAGATCTCGCAAATCATCTTTGGGATGGCAGCAGCTTTTTTTATAACGGTCAACAACTTATATATCATGGCTGGGACGCTGTTGATAATGACAACAACCCAATTGGTGGAAATCATGGAACGCTGGTTACAGGTATTGTAGGAGGTGATGGTACTACTGGGAAAGCCACGGGAGTGGCGCCTGGGACAACGGTAATGATTATTCGAAATGCAACCGATGCTGCAACGCGCGAGACTAAACTCATGGCAGGCTTTCAATTTCTTGTAGACATGAAAAGTATTTATGGAGAAACATTTCAACTGCCTGATATTGTAACAATGTCGCAGACAATGAAATTTTTGGATGTGCCTGACTATGATGCGTGGCGAAACCTTGTTTTAGGTTTTTATGATTTGGGTATTTTACACACGAATTCAGCGGGTAATTTAGGCGCAAGCCCAACGGGAGATTGCGACACATATCCTTGGTGCCCCATACCTTGGAATGTGGGAGCTCCGGCAAATTGTCCTCCACCTTGGTTACATCCTGATCAGTTGCCTCCGGTTGAAACTGGTTATCCTTATCTTGGTGCTACCATGGCAATAGGAGCGACGAAACAAGATGATTCTATTCGAAATGATTCTGGGCGCGGCCCAACAGCATGGGAAAATATTCAATCTATACATGACTGTCAAAATATCATAAATTCTGAATGGTGGCAGTATCTATATGATACGGTACCACAGAACGAGCGCAAGCCTCTTATCAAGCCTGATATCGTTGCTCCAGGGGATAACCTTTACTCAACAAGTTCAAGTGGTGGTTATGCATTATTCCAACAAACATCAGCAGCAACACCTCACGTTGCCGGCACAGTTGCATTGTTGCTTTCTGCAAACGCCAATCTATCTCCCGCTGACTTGTCAAGAGTTCTACAAGTTACTGCCGTTGAATTTGGCATTCCCGGCAAAGATAATGTCTATGGTGCTGGTCGGATTGATGCCTACCAGGCAACTCTGCTTGCGCTTGCCTATTCTAATAAGTCTATTAGTACTACGGCCACGGCTTCCAATAACGGCCGGCGTATGGTCAAAACGAGCGACAATCGCTATCACCTCGTTTTCGAATCTGGCGTTGCTTCCGGCGGCAATGTGCTGAGTGAGATTCTCTATCGCCGCTCCAATTCCGGCGGCACAAGCTGGGAAACACCCACGCGTTTGAGCGCCGGCGACGAGCAAAATCGCTATCCAAGCATTGTCGAGCGTGTTGATGGAACGACGAAAAAGCTTTATACCGTTTGGCAGCGCAAGACTGGAACCAACACTTACAATATTCTCTTTCGCCACTTCAATGGCTCATCGTGGGAGATGATTCAAACGATCACTTCCGGGATTTCTCTAGCCAGTGATCCGCTTCCTGTACTCGCCATCAGCACGCCCTCAACTTCCTTTGAAATGATGGTCGTTTATCGAACCAGTAGCGGGCTCAAAACCCGGCGCTCGACTAGCACCAACGGTACGAGTTGGGAGTCTGAGATCACAGTGACCACCAGCACCAGCGCGCGCAATCCCAACGTCACCTACAGTAGTAACGATTATGCCAATTTCGACGCAGCATGGGACAATGGCAGCCAGGTTTATCATCGCCATTTTTACGGCGGCAATTGGAGCAGTGAGATTAACGTTAGCAGCGGCTTGAGCACAGCTAACACGCATGAGTACCCTTCGTATGCGCGCGGTTCGACCAATAATCGCCACGTTGTTTGGCAAGCCACAGATCAAACCCAGGGTAACCGGAAAGTCATTTTTCACAGTTACAATCTCAACACCTCAACTTATACCAAGTTTTACAGCAGCAGCGTGAATTACTTGCGGCCGAACATTGCCGGTATTGGCAGTGGCGGCGCATTTGTGTTGTGGCACGATGACAGCGGCACGAAGAACATCCGCTACGCGCGTTTCAACGGCTCATATTGGGAAACGAGCTCGGCTGGCGTCGTTTATGCGAGCAACGGCATCGATGCTTCGGTCGCGACCATGAACCCACCGGGCACTTCGATCAAAGGCGTTTATCGTAGTGCGGACAGCTCGCCTTACAGCCTGTCGCTTGGCGGTTTTTTAAGCAAACCCGAGGCGGCTGAGGAAATCACTTATAGCCGGCAAATCATTTTTGGACAGAATGAAGATGCTGCTCTTGCTCTTCGCATTGCGGCGCCGATGATTGACAGTGAAGTTGTTCCGCTCATCTTTCCGGAATTGGATTGGGAAGATTCACTCACCACGGAAACTGTTATTGACAAATTGACTTTTGATTTCATTGTGCCAGCCAACGCCGAGGCCATGCAATTCGAGACCGAGGTCTACGCAAATAAAGCCGGACAATTGCTGGAAGAGGACAAAACCACCCTTGAGATATACCTTGAATTGGTCGATCGTGCGACCGATGCGAGCTTGGAAACAAGCTTGCGCGAGCTCGTGAGCTTGGACGACGAAATCAAATCAACGAAGACGGCAAAAATTGCTTTGGCCAATCATCGCGGTGTGGCGGTGCGCTTGCGACCCGTGCTTGCGGGGTTAGATCTGAACAAAGCGCGCGGTGCATTGGTGCACGTTTACGGCGATGACGGCTTCGGCCAGCGAGACGCAACAAAACCAAAAATCAGCACTGGGACGAATGTGAGCCGCCTTAGTATCAGCGCCTGGCCGAACCCCTTCAACCCAGCGACGCAGATTCACTTTACTCTGCCGTCGGCAGGCCTAGTTTCAGTGCGCATCTTTGATGTGAACGGCCGCCTTGTGCGCGAATGGCGAGAGGAACATCGTGTGGCCGGCGAGCATGTAATTTTGTGGGATGGCAGAGACCTGGCTGGCCAGGAGGTGGCCAGCGGAGTTTATATTTCTCAAATTAGCGTTGGCCGCGAGCGACAAATTGCCAAGATGACTTTGATCAGATAA